ATTTCAGTCCAGGGTTTATTTCATAGCATGTTAgtgattcatttattttactgttgtaCATGTTATGAAACATGTCTTCGAGTACTGAGACTTTTTTCTCCCCTTCATTTACAGCTACGGACCTTTGTGCTACCAATGCCTGTGATAAAGAAACTACACAGTGCACATCAGGAGATGGAACTTACGAGTGTACCTGCAAAGATGGCTACAGGAAAACAGGCTACACTGATAGAATGTGCACTAGTAAGACAATTTATTGAGCAAGAtaagtggtgtgtgtgtgtctgtgtgtgtctctgtgtgtcctATGGAAACAAATGACAAACTGTCtcgacttttttcttttttacagctTGCCCCATTGGGGAAAAGTTGAAAGATAATAACTGCGTGAAGTAagtactcctcctcctcctctatgTCCTCTATTGATGTAAGTTTgcgtaaaaaaaatactaaaaaaaccATTTTTGTCTTGCAGATGCTCGTTTGGTTATTCTGGTTTTAACTGCTCAGAAAGTGAGTATActgcatgtttttaaagtgaaaacagAAATATGGTTACTtaatgacaattatttaaacaaaaaaactcacAAGATTAATGACAGCACATGATAAAAATAGATAGACAGGTTAttcaaaagctgaaaaatgtcataaaagtttttaaataactTGTCTTGATGTCCTCTTCATTGTGTTTTATTAGACTGGAAGCTCATTCTGGTAATCGTGGGCTCTGTGCTTGGAGGACTGCTGCTAATAGCCCTCATCCTTCTACCAGTAGTAGCTACACAGTAAGTTTCTCACTAATTCATTCGCCCCATAAATGTGAGaaagtgtttttttcattttgatttagGCTTGATTGTAGATGcaaatgcatttaaaatcaAGGGAATTTGTTCATGTCTGACAGACACTGACAGATACAATaataaattataatattttttcctgctgtgacttcagaaaatcaaacaaaagctTCAAGAAGAACAAAACTGCAGAAATGGAAAAACCCTCCATTAACCTGAGTTCTGCCGCACAACCAATGGCTAGCAACAAGTTTGGCCACAGCCAGGGAGTCTCATTAACTGGGTCAGCCAATGGCCATTCAGGTTTTCAGAATGGTGGGGTGCCCATGTTCCCACGAGCTGCCAGCCCCATCAACAGCTGGGACAACAGGACCAACCTGGAGATGAAACCAAGCAATGGCGGACAAAACATTGGTCATATGAACAGTGGCTCGGtgagtatgtgtttgtgtgtccaaaGAAGAGATACATTCATCAGgctttttggttgttgttttttcactgcTTGATTtcagaaaatcaaacaaaagctCCAAGAAGAACAAAAGTGCAGCCTTTTTGGTTTCTTGGTGTTTGGCGTTAAATTTACTCTCattcttttttcctctgtagCAGATATATGACGAACAAGACGACATACGCCCATACGCTCAGACTCGACCACAGAGCAACCCCTATGCCCAGAATCAACCCAGGATGAACCCATATGCTCAGAACCAAGGCCACAGCAACCCGCACTACACACACGATGATGGAAGACGCTACTATTAGTACAAAATCAGAAAGTCTCACTATGCAATGAcaggtttatgtttttaaatgtattttataattaTTGTATGTAATGAATCGTATTGAATCTTATGTGACTGACTACAGTACAAACTGTCATAAACCAATCTTGTCTGATCGTCACTACTTCATATCAAGTTGGAGACATGATTTCGAggattgatctttttttttaaatctgctttGGTTAATTGAAGTTTGAATTATTGAAGAGCTGTCTGTTTAAACTGAATGAGAAACCTTGACACTCATGTCCAAATATAATGCAATAATGAGGAGCTACTTAATATTGTTTGCTGTCCGATTAATACTTTGTCTatgaattcacatttttatgcaaatgTGTTAAATTTTTGTAATTAACTgaaatttaatgtttaattcaGTTTGTTCATGTGAATGAGAGAAGCAGCTTCTAATAAAATTATAAGAACCTGTGTGTGAAGCATCAAGCAGTGAGGTTgcacacatatgtgtgtgtgtgtgtgtgtgtgtgtgtgtgtgtgtgtgtgtgtgtgtgtgtgtgtgtgtgtgtgtgtgtgtgtgtgtgtgtgtgtgtgtgtgtgtgtgtgtctaaaaaaggaaacttaaagattCAAAGCCTTGATGTCTAATCTGTCGGTTCGATTCCCAACCAGAGCGTCTGTATTGAGTAAGGGTCCCTCTGCTAGATACCCCATGCTAACTAAGCTTACCTTGGATATGAATGAGAGACGGATAACTGAGGCCATACCAGCTCAGACGTCATCCGAATTAACGAGGTCAGAGTCAGGTGTTGAAATATCTGTCCAGAAAAGCACATTTCTAGTTacagcaaagatactgtgcAGTATCTTTGTATCGCTTGGAGTATCACACTCCAAGCGTGAAGAATAGACCACCCACAGGAGTGAAaggggaattttttttattatttatatgtgtatataaataaacaagtcCCTATAAATCATTCAGACTGGTCCTTATAAAAATATCTTACTATTCTATCTATAAGTTGCAGATTGGATGATATCCTGTTTTGTATATACAGAGTGTATTTTATCTTTGACTTCAATAACCGATTAAAGTCAGTAACTGATaagcaaaataaatatatattttaccaGTTTTGTAATGTATGTGTTTATTATCCCTATATAATAAATGTAAGTATATTAGTCTTTAAtttatgtttacattatacagtaGCAAAATACACGAACCAGGTTTTGAAATAAAGGTGTTTTTTCAGTGATTCAGCTGAGAAGGCATATTTGACTCCCTAATAACCTCCCTTTTCATATTTGTACCACCAAGTCTATCCAGTCTTTTAAATCCCATCTTAAAACTCAtctttttactttggcttttgaTTCTAACTAGTTGGCTGTTATCTGGCTTGTTGTGTTGTCACCTATTGTTTCCTGCCctgttttcttattgttttgttttaattgtctcatgcttttactgactgtgaagcactatggtcaactttgttttaatatgtgctatataaataaattttgatttgatttgatttgacttcTTTTAACATAAGCACAAGATCCTTTTAACGATAGATCTTGTGCTCAGAACTTCCTGTACTGCCATTATTAGTGCCTCTCTGCTGTCTTTCACTCCaactttgtccagccactggcaggatttctggatatcagccacttcctctatctgccagTGGTACATATCATGCAGGGGCTTGATTAAAGTCAGTAATTGATaagcaaaataaatatatattttaccaGTTTTGTGTTGTATCTGTTTATTATCACTCATATAATAAATGTAAGTATATTAATGTTTAGTTTATATTATACATTATACAGTAGCTAAATACAATAACCTGGTTTTGAAATAAAGGTGTTGAGAAGCCACATCTGACTCCTTTTATAGCATGGATGATATTGGAAgagtttaatcattttaattcctatttatttaatttacacACA
The Oreochromis aureus strain Israel breed Guangdong linkage group 8, ZZ_aureus, whole genome shotgun sequence DNA segment above includes these coding regions:
- the LOC120441489 gene encoding mucin-13-like, with protein sequence MRDRKSKEFKETADKVIAELYKVYKGTNGYSGSIVLELRPSTTPVSRNAENVDALVQISYEASSKITEDQVVKELKDNTCAECTLIEKTFETTDLCATNACDKETTQCTSGDGTYECTCKDGYRKTGYTDRMCTTCPIGEKLKDNNCVKCSFGYSGFNCSENWKLILVIVGSVLGGLLLIALILLPVVATQKSNKSFKKNKTAEMEKPSINLSSAAQPMASNKFGHSQGVSLTGSANGHSGFQNGGVPMFPRAASPINSWDNRTNLEMKPSNGGQNIGHMNSGSQIYDEQDDIRPYAQTRPQSNPYAQNQPRMNPYAQNQGHSNPHYTHDDGRRYY